A region of Saccharococcus thermophilus DNA encodes the following proteins:
- the nuoN gene encoding NADH-quinone oxidoreductase subunit NuoN, whose protein sequence is MSMHTLLQYNWSTMTPEFIILITALILSLADLWMPNDKNRRPLAWIAVVGVVLALIATAGLIPAKPVSILYDTFHLDSFSKAFKLLMLAGGMLCLLLALDYRPKEGLLHRGEFYYLLLCALLGAMIMASSGDLITMFVGLELLSVSSYILAGIRKTSAQANESALKYVINGGIATAITLFGMSYILGLTGTTNLKEMAAEVQKLADSNYQYLLALAFLMLLVGLSFKISSVPFHMWTPDVYQGAPTPVAAFLSVVSKTAGFVILLRLFIAIFAAAPAHGKDPSSLLLSMQNYIAVLAGLTMIIGNTVALRQRSVKRLFAYSSIAHAGYLLVGFAAMSWVMLDSIWFYLLAYVLMNVGAFAVIQRIADEADSDDISHFAGLYRRNPLLAVAMGIFLLSLAGIPGTAGFIGKLNIFLGALMTEPGHYVLATVMIATTVISYVYYFGVFVQIFFRPAGEAASVKLPVGLAITVVLCALGTLLFGIVPSLAYHVLAQFQHFGDFLQ, encoded by the coding sequence ATGAGCATGCATACATTATTGCAATATAATTGGAGCACGATGACACCGGAGTTTATCATTTTGATCACGGCGCTCATTCTCTCGCTGGCCGATTTATGGATGCCAAATGATAAAAACCGGCGCCCGCTTGCGTGGATCGCGGTGGTCGGCGTTGTCCTCGCGCTTATCGCGACCGCAGGGCTCATTCCGGCAAAACCAGTGTCGATTTTGTACGATACGTTCCACCTCGATTCTTTCAGCAAAGCGTTTAAGCTGCTGATGCTAGCCGGGGGAATGCTTTGCCTGTTGCTTGCGCTCGATTACCGCCCAAAAGAGGGGCTCTTGCATCGCGGGGAATTTTATTATTTGCTCCTTTGCGCGCTGCTTGGCGCGATGATCATGGCTTCGAGCGGAGATTTGATTACGATGTTTGTCGGCTTGGAGCTGTTATCCGTTTCCTCGTATATTTTGGCGGGAATCCGCAAAACGTCGGCGCAAGCGAACGAGTCGGCGCTGAAATATGTCATTAACGGCGGCATCGCGACAGCGATCACACTGTTTGGCATGAGCTATATTCTCGGCCTAACCGGCACGACGAATTTGAAAGAAATGGCGGCCGAAGTGCAGAAGCTGGCAGACAGCAACTACCAATACCTATTGGCACTCGCTTTCCTGATGCTGCTTGTCGGGCTTTCGTTTAAAATTTCGTCCGTTCCGTTCCATATGTGGACACCGGACGTTTATCAAGGAGCGCCGACACCGGTGGCCGCCTTTTTAAGCGTCGTTTCGAAGACGGCCGGTTTTGTCATCCTGCTGCGGTTGTTTATCGCCATCTTTGCCGCGGCACCGGCGCACGGAAAAGATCCGTCATCGCTTTTGTTGTCGATGCAAAATTATATCGCCGTGTTAGCCGGCCTGACGATGATCATCGGCAATACGGTCGCGTTAAGACAGCGGAGTGTGAAGCGCTTGTTTGCGTATTCAAGCATCGCCCACGCCGGCTATCTCCTTGTCGGATTTGCCGCGATGTCCTGGGTGATGCTCGACTCGATCTGGTTTTATTTGCTCGCTTATGTGCTGATGAATGTTGGCGCGTTTGCCGTCATCCAGCGCATAGCCGATGAAGCGGATTCCGACGATATCAGCCATTTTGCCGGCTTGTATCGGCGCAATCCACTGCTGGCGGTGGCCATGGGTATTTTCCTGCTGTCGCTGGCCGGCATTCCGGGTACAGCCGGTTTCATCGGCAAGCTGAACATTTTCCTTGGCGCGCTGATGACCGAGCCGGGCCATTACGTGCTCGCAACGGTGATGATCGCGACCACGGTAATATCGTACGTCTACTATTTCGGAGTGTTTGTGCAAATTTTCTTCCGCCCCGCCGGCGAAGCCGCATCGGTCAAACTGCCGGTCGGACTGGCGATTACTGTCGTGCTTTGCGCGCTTGGCACCCTGTTGTTCGGCATCGTCCCGAGTCTGGCGTACCATGTTCTCGCCCAGTTCCAGCACTTTGGCGATTTCCTGCAATAA
- a CDS encoding YwmB family TATA-box binding protein, whose translation MKKRQAYAFTFLLALFAIVAMCQYRSGEAMGNGSLQPLKTIAHVLENHGVTIRQWTVYTREYAHDIENDAAFFKKLAELKKANRAFRWSFDTNHHLKKATGTYQHPFFQEKIQLIMTVVNNQPQTYILYEVKGLNWNDEIWKEVVEKIGKKSNQLFVKQPTFFTCIQGDFSDNMKGGLFDYALHLLREFQAKPVESLQEESLVSLSAYTGQWENVLPTSSDHPMNLQLALRKRLGGTTSVVVGTPIITIEY comes from the coding sequence ATGAAAAAGAGACAAGCTTACGCCTTCACTTTTTTATTGGCGTTGTTCGCCATCGTTGCCATGTGTCAATACCGATCGGGAGAAGCAATGGGGAACGGGTCGCTTCAGCCATTAAAAACGATCGCGCACGTCCTCGAGAATCATGGCGTTACCATTCGACAATGGACCGTTTACACAAGAGAGTATGCCCACGATATTGAAAATGATGCAGCATTCTTCAAAAAGCTGGCGGAATTAAAAAAAGCAAACCGCGCGTTTCGTTGGTCTTTCGACACAAACCACCATCTGAAAAAAGCAACCGGCACGTACCAACACCCCTTCTTTCAAGAAAAAATTCAGCTCATCATGACGGTCGTAAACAACCAACCACAAACGTATATCCTCTATGAAGTCAAAGGGCTAAATTGGAATGACGAAATATGGAAAGAAGTGGTCGAAAAAATAGGGAAAAAGTCGAATCAACTATTTGTGAAACAACCTACATTTTTCACTTGTATTCAAGGCGATTTCAGTGATAATATGAAAGGTGGTTTGTTCGATTACGCCTTACATCTATTACGTGAATTTCAAGCAAAACCAGTTGAGTCATTACAGGAAGAGTCACTCGTTTCCCTGTCTGCATATACTGGGCAGTGGGAGAACGTTCTTCCAACCAGTAGTGATCATCCAATGAACTTACAACTAGCCCTACGAAAGAGATTGGGCGGCACGACGAGTGTCGTTGTAGGAACCCCAATCATTACGATTGAATATTAA
- a CDS encoding DUF1146 family protein — MMPMLGQQALVSIVVHLAFIAVTWWTLQGVRLEAMIKPNRVFQGRLLYILLTIAIGSTVANFFLDYLSWSTQLPFLFRGE; from the coding sequence ATGATGCCAATGCTGGGCCAGCAGGCGCTAGTGAGCATTGTAGTCCATCTCGCCTTTATTGCCGTCACGTGGTGGACGCTGCAAGGGGTGCGGCTCGAGGCGATGATCAAGCCAAATCGCGTCTTTCAAGGACGCCTGCTTTACATTTTATTGACGATTGCGATCGGTTCGACGGTCGCTAACTTTTTCCTCGACTATTTATCATGGTCGACACAACTTCCGTTTCTCTTCCGAGGCGAGTAA
- the murA gene encoding UDP-N-acetylglucosamine 1-carboxyvinyltransferase produces the protein MEKIIVRGGNRLSGTVKVEGAKNAVLPVIAATLLATKGKSVIHDVPALSDVYTISEVLRYLGAEVNIEGNTITVDATQELKVEAPFEYVRKMRASVLVMGPLLARNGRARVALPGGCAIGSRPIDQHLKGFEAMGATVKVGNGFIDAEVKGRLIGSKIYLDFPSVGATENIMMAAVLAEGTTVIENCAKEPEIVDLANFLNAMGAKVRGAGTGTIRIEGVDELSGTTHTVIPDRIEAGTFMVAAAITGGNVLVQGAVPEHLSSLIAKMEEMGVTIIEEENGLRVIGPEKLKAVDIKTMPYPGFPTDMQSQMMALLLKAEGTSMVTETVFENRFMHVEEFRRMNADIKIEGRSVIINGPCHLQGAEVAATDLRAAAALILAGLAAEGYTRVTELRHLDRGYVRFHEKLAALGADIERVNEEAEAAHKEAKVNDLNV, from the coding sequence TTGGAAAAGATTATCGTCCGTGGCGGAAACCGGTTGAGCGGCACCGTGAAAGTAGAAGGAGCGAAAAATGCCGTTTTGCCTGTTATCGCTGCAACATTATTAGCGACAAAGGGAAAAAGTGTCATTCATGATGTGCCTGCTCTTTCCGATGTATATACAATCAGTGAAGTGCTTCGCTATCTAGGTGCAGAGGTAAACATAGAAGGAAATACGATCACGGTGGATGCAACACAAGAATTGAAAGTAGAAGCGCCGTTTGAATATGTGCGGAAAATGCGAGCATCGGTGCTCGTTATGGGCCCGCTTTTGGCGCGAAATGGCCGGGCCCGCGTCGCGCTTCCTGGCGGCTGTGCGATCGGTTCGCGTCCGATTGACCAACATTTAAAAGGATTCGAAGCGATGGGAGCGACCGTGAAAGTAGGCAACGGGTTTATCGATGCCGAGGTAAAAGGAAGATTGATTGGGTCAAAAATTTATTTGGATTTCCCAAGCGTTGGGGCGACCGAAAATATTATGATGGCCGCCGTGCTGGCAGAAGGCACCACCGTCATTGAAAACTGCGCCAAAGAGCCGGAAATTGTCGATTTAGCCAACTTTTTAAACGCAATGGGCGCCAAAGTGCGCGGGGCTGGAACCGGTACGATTCGCATCGAAGGAGTAGACGAATTAAGCGGTACGACACATACCGTCATTCCGGACCGTATTGAAGCAGGTACGTTTATGGTAGCAGCGGCGATTACCGGTGGAAACGTCCTTGTGCAAGGTGCCGTTCCGGAACATTTGAGTTCGCTCATTGCCAAAATGGAAGAAATGGGTGTCACCATTATCGAAGAAGAAAACGGATTACGGGTCATCGGACCGGAAAAATTAAAAGCGGTCGACATTAAAACGATGCCGTATCCAGGCTTTCCGACAGATATGCAATCGCAAATGATGGCATTGCTTTTGAAAGCGGAAGGCACGAGCATGGTGACCGAAACGGTATTTGAAAACCGCTTTATGCATGTCGAAGAATTCCGCCGTATGAATGCCGACATTAAAATTGAAGGCCGTTCTGTCATTATTAACGGTCCTTGTCATTTGCAAGGCGCGGAAGTAGCGGCGACCGATTTGCGTGCCGCAGCGGCGTTGATCTTAGCTGGTTTGGCGGCGGAAGGCTATACGCGCGTAACGGAATTAAGACATCTCGACCGCGGTTATGTCCGCTTCCATGAAAAACTAGCAGCGCTTGGAGCCGACATCGAACGCGTCAATGAAGAAGCGGAAGCGGCGCACAAAGAAGCAAAAGTAAACGATTTGAACGTATAA
- a CDS encoding NADH-quinone oxidoreductase subunit M, translated as MNGTYFLSLLIFSPLLGMILLAFVPKTQERTIKLFGFLSTLPPLLLSLFAFWEYLRGYHLEHLAEKHDWVRLADFPFLTESTYLIRYELNIDGFSLVMIVLTSLLATLAAAASIHIKKEWKGYFLLFLLLEIGMLGVFAAGNMILFFIFLEMTLVPMFFLVGKWGGFDRERAAYSYLLYNGLGSAILLIVILVLFARAGTSNLALLKEMLYNPVAQAQLIAPISGEMRLWLFVALLIAFGIKLPIVPFHRWMLRVHVEAPPSIVMLHAGVLLKIGAYGLIRFGIGLFPDQFRHFAFWIAVLGVINLLYGAFLAFVQKEFKMVLAYSSVSHMGIILIGLGALNEAGMQGAIFQAVSHGLIAAFMFLLVSILYERTNTTTIDRLGGLAKVMPLTAGCLLAGAMASLGLPGMSGFISEFTAFLGLFQTKPVVAAIGTLGIIMAAAYLLRAVLNMTFGPSMREDVQALDMSTVEAVPVFVLLALIVAVGVYPYMLAKPLQAAIEMMLNGLGG; from the coding sequence TCTTAATCTTCTCCCCACTGCTTGGCATGATTCTGCTTGCGTTTGTGCCAAAAACGCAGGAGCGGACGATCAAACTGTTCGGCTTTTTATCGACGCTGCCGCCGCTTCTTTTATCGCTATTTGCCTTTTGGGAATATTTGCGAGGCTATCATCTCGAGCATTTGGCGGAAAAGCATGACTGGGTTCGCCTCGCCGATTTTCCGTTTCTTACGGAGTCGACATACTTGATTCGCTATGAGCTGAATATCGATGGCTTTTCGCTCGTGATGATCGTGTTGACATCGTTATTGGCGACGCTTGCCGCCGCCGCTTCTATTCATATTAAAAAGGAATGGAAAGGCTATTTTCTGCTTTTTCTCTTGCTGGAGATCGGCATGCTTGGCGTATTTGCGGCAGGAAATATGATTTTGTTCTTTATCTTTTTGGAAATGACGCTCGTCCCGATGTTCTTTTTAGTCGGCAAATGGGGCGGGTTTGACCGGGAGCGCGCCGCCTACAGCTACTTGCTGTACAACGGTCTTGGTTCAGCGATTTTACTCATCGTCATCCTTGTTTTATTCGCCCGCGCCGGAACGTCGAATCTCGCGCTATTAAAAGAAATGTTGTACAATCCGGTGGCGCAAGCGCAGCTGATTGCGCCGATTTCCGGCGAGATGCGTTTATGGTTGTTTGTAGCGCTATTGATCGCCTTTGGCATCAAATTGCCGATCGTTCCGTTTCACCGCTGGATGCTGCGCGTCCACGTGGAGGCGCCGCCATCGATTGTCATGTTGCACGCTGGTGTACTGTTAAAAATCGGGGCTTACGGTCTCATCCGTTTTGGCATCGGACTGTTTCCTGATCAGTTTCGTCATTTCGCCTTTTGGATTGCCGTGCTAGGGGTCATCAATCTATTGTATGGAGCATTTTTAGCGTTCGTGCAAAAGGAATTCAAAATGGTGCTCGCTTATTCGAGCGTTTCGCATATGGGGATTATATTGATCGGACTGGGGGCACTGAATGAAGCAGGAATGCAAGGCGCCATTTTCCAAGCGGTTTCTCACGGGTTGATTGCCGCGTTCATGTTCCTGCTTGTCAGTATTTTATACGAACGGACGAATACGACGACGATCGATCGTTTAGGCGGGCTTGCGAAAGTGATGCCGCTGACGGCGGGATGTTTGCTCGCAGGTGCGATGGCATCGCTCGGTCTGCCGGGAATGTCGGGATTTATCAGCGAATTTACCGCCTTTCTAGGATTGTTCCAAACGAAACCGGTGGTCGCCGCGATTGGCACGCTTGGCATTATCATGGCCGCCGCTTACTTGCTGCGTGCCGTATTGAATATGACGTTTGGCCCGTCTATGCGCGAGGACGTACAAGCGCTCGATATGAGCACGGTTGAAGCGGTTCCGGTGTTCGTTTTGCTCGCGCTCATTGTCGCTGTCGGCGTTTATCCGTACATGTTAGCGAAGCCATTGCAAGCGGCGATTGAAATGATGTTGAACGGGTTAGGAGGGTGA